The following coding sequences are from one Rathayibacter sp. VKM Ac-2760 window:
- a CDS encoding OsmC family protein: MSTETTPLHITREGPRSFIGRNARGAEVRIGGSEADGVFSPGELLHLALAACGMLSSDHLLASRLGADFEATTDITATKPEGEDRYDSITAVIRADLSALDPERIASLSERTRRAVDRQCTVGHTLEHGAAYTVDIVDDQAGPVSGPRTGTV, translated from the coding sequence ATGAGCACCGAGACCACGCCGCTGCACATCACCCGCGAGGGCCCGAGAAGCTTCATCGGCCGCAACGCGCGAGGAGCCGAGGTCCGCATCGGCGGGTCGGAGGCCGACGGCGTGTTCTCGCCCGGCGAGCTGCTGCACCTCGCCCTCGCCGCCTGCGGCATGCTCTCCTCGGACCACCTCCTCGCCAGCCGTCTCGGAGCCGACTTCGAAGCGACCACCGACATCACCGCGACCAAGCCCGAGGGCGAGGACCGCTACGACTCGATCACCGCCGTGATCCGCGCCGACCTGTCGGCGCTCGATCCCGAGCGGATCGCCTCACTGTCCGAGCGCACCCGCCGGGCGGTCGACCGTCAGTGCACCGTCGGCCACACGCTCGAGCACGGCGCGGCGTACACCGTCGACATCGTGGACGACCAGGCCGGTCCCGTCAGCGGTCCGAGGACGGGGACCGTCTGA
- a CDS encoding CrcB family protein — protein sequence MTDDRHRHRPPDPDPELPVDSDLDGDDAPDGTPRPVHLRLRYLLLVAAGGTVGTGAREGLTLTFPADPAFDTVIFAINIVGALLLGVLLESLARAGSDEGRRRTARLLLGTGALGGFTTYSTLATDTAHLLTTGHPAPAALYALGTVLLGALASWTGIALAAALHPRRTQRKVPA from the coding sequence GTGACTGACGACCGCCACCGTCACCGCCCCCCGGACCCCGACCCCGAGCTGCCGGTCGACAGCGACCTCGACGGCGACGACGCCCCCGACGGGACGCCACGACCCGTGCACCTGCGCCTCCGGTACCTCCTCCTCGTCGCCGCCGGCGGCACAGTCGGGACCGGGGCGCGGGAGGGCCTGACCCTCACCTTCCCCGCCGATCCCGCCTTCGACACCGTCATCTTCGCCATCAACATCGTCGGCGCGCTCCTGCTCGGCGTACTCCTGGAGAGCCTCGCCAGAGCCGGCAGCGACGAAGGCCGACGCCGCACCGCACGGCTGCTACTCGGTACCGGAGCGCTCGGAGGCTTCACCACCTACAGCACCCTCGCCACCGACACCGCCCACCTGCTCACCACAGGACACCCCGCACCCGCCGCCCTCTACGCGCTCGGCACCGTCCTCCTCGGTGCCCTCGCGTCCTGGACCGGAATCGCCCTCGCCGCAGCACTCCACCCGCGACGCACGCAGAGGAAGGTGCCGGCATGA
- a CDS encoding IS110 family transposase: MPQLWAGIDAGKTEHHCVVIDGNGAKLLSQRFKNRETAILTLMGDVASLPGGTDVAWATDLNHGGTGLLQTLLSSHAQPLFYISGRIVHHASGAYRGEAKTDAKDAVIIADQARTRRDVTLMRQADEVTAELRLLSARREDLVHDRTRAVNRLRAILVHYFPSLEGAFNYATTRGPLVLLTRYATPGAIRRMGEARLASWLKGQGCWKSAAVAKAAVDAAREQTSVVVGEGAAARLVSRSARDLLRIRDEVAELDAEIDAALQDSRAADLLVSIPGFGRRLAADFLAATGTDLAAFETPDRLASFAGLAPVPRDSGKISGNHHRPRRYDRRLLNACFQAAFIASRNCPVSRSFYERKRHEGKSHKQALIALARRRINVIWAIFRDQTTYNPTPTRPNDPVTPLPQHGPDSLLRKRTAPALAAV, from the coding sequence GTGCCCCAACTCTGGGCCGGTATCGACGCCGGCAAGACCGAACACCACTGCGTCGTCATCGACGGCAACGGAGCCAAGCTGCTCTCGCAACGGTTCAAGAACCGTGAGACGGCGATCCTGACCCTGATGGGCGATGTCGCGTCCTTGCCGGGCGGCACAGACGTCGCCTGGGCGACGGACCTGAACCACGGCGGGACGGGGCTTTTGCAGACGCTGCTCAGCTCGCATGCGCAGCCGCTGTTCTACATCTCGGGCCGGATAGTGCACCACGCCTCGGGCGCGTACCGGGGTGAGGCGAAGACGGACGCGAAGGACGCGGTCATCATCGCCGACCAGGCGCGGACCCGTCGAGATGTGACGCTGATGCGTCAGGCCGACGAGGTCACCGCGGAGCTGCGCCTGCTCTCGGCGCGCCGGGAGGATCTGGTGCACGATCGCACCCGGGCCGTGAACCGGCTGCGCGCCATCCTGGTCCACTACTTCCCGTCGCTTGAGGGGGCGTTCAACTACGCGACGACCAGGGGACCGTTGGTGCTGCTCACCCGGTACGCGACCCCCGGAGCGATCCGGCGGATGGGGGAGGCGCGGCTGGCGTCGTGGTTGAAGGGGCAGGGCTGCTGGAAGTCCGCGGCCGTGGCGAAGGCAGCGGTCGACGCTGCTCGCGAGCAGACGTCAGTCGTCGTGGGGGAGGGGGCAGCAGCGCGGCTGGTCAGCCGGTCCGCGCGTGATCTGCTCCGCATCCGCGACGAGGTCGCCGAGCTCGACGCGGAGATCGACGCCGCTTTGCAGGACAGCAGGGCCGCGGATCTGCTGGTGTCCATCCCGGGGTTCGGGCGCAGGCTCGCCGCGGATTTCCTCGCCGCGACCGGTACCGACCTCGCCGCGTTTGAGACGCCTGACAGGCTGGCCAGCTTCGCCGGTCTCGCCCCGGTGCCGCGCGATTCCGGGAAGATCTCCGGCAATCACCACCGGCCACGGCGTTACGACCGGCGGCTGTTGAACGCCTGCTTCCAGGCAGCGTTCATCGCGTCGAGAAACTGCCCGGTCTCGCGCTCGTTCTACGAACGGAAACGCCACGAGGGGAAGTCGCACAAGCAGGCGCTGATCGCTCTCGCGCGGCGCCGCATCAACGTCATCTGGGCGATCTTCCGTGACCAGACCACCTACAACCCCACCCCGACCCGGCCGAACGACCCCGTCACCCCACTTCCGCAGCACGGTCCAGATTCGCTATTGAGGAAGAGAACCGCTCCCGCTCTCGCGGCCGTTTGA
- a CDS encoding zf-HC2 domain-containing protein, whose product MNDHHGSSAMEDEYRDWDASYVLGALPADQRLEYEQHLSGCAACRAAVAELAGLPGIVGRLSVEDALAISASDDGEEAPPSVVTLPAIAHRVRTRRRRRRLVTSLAVAAAVTASVLGGVALGTGIAGAPVASEATLEPMDPIAADPALAADIQVEGKPWGTRLEWSCTYSGDAPADAEYELVITRTDGSTITVATWTAAGQRAVDLAASTGIARSEITGVDIRVRGTNTPLVRTDT is encoded by the coding sequence ATGAACGACCACCACGGAAGCTCTGCGATGGAGGACGAGTACCGCGACTGGGACGCGTCCTACGTCCTCGGCGCTCTCCCCGCGGATCAGCGACTCGAGTACGAGCAGCACCTCAGCGGCTGCGCGGCCTGCCGCGCGGCCGTGGCAGAGCTGGCAGGACTGCCCGGGATCGTCGGTCGCCTCTCGGTCGAGGACGCTCTCGCCATCAGCGCATCGGACGACGGCGAGGAGGCGCCGCCGTCTGTGGTGACGCTGCCCGCCATCGCTCACCGTGTCCGGACGCGCCGACGTCGGCGCCGGCTGGTGACGTCCCTCGCCGTCGCGGCCGCCGTGACCGCCTCCGTCTTGGGCGGGGTCGCACTGGGCACGGGCATCGCGGGCGCTCCCGTGGCGAGCGAGGCGACCCTGGAACCGATGGACCCGATCGCGGCGGATCCCGCTCTCGCTGCGGACATCCAGGTCGAGGGGAAGCCGTGGGGCACCCGGCTGGAGTGGAGCTGCACCTACAGTGGTGATGCGCCCGCCGACGCGGAGTACGAACTCGTGATCACCCGCACAGACGGCAGCACGATCACCGTCGCCACCTGGACGGCGGCCGGGCAGCGCGCCGTCGACCTGGCGGCGTCCACGGGCATCGCCCGATCGGAGATCACCGGCGTCGACATCAGGGTCCGCGGCACGAACACCCCCCTCGTCCGCACCGACACCTGA
- the nrdH gene encoding glutaredoxin-like protein NrdH, with protein sequence MALTVYSKPSCVQCTMTYRVLEKKGIEYTVVDITTNLAALAYVTEELGYSAAPVVVASDQDHWSGFRPDLIEKHSA encoded by the coding sequence ATGGCTCTGACCGTCTACTCGAAGCCGTCGTGCGTGCAGTGCACCATGACCTACCGGGTGCTCGAGAAGAAGGGCATCGAGTACACCGTCGTGGACATCACGACCAACCTTGCCGCGCTCGCTTATGTCACGGAGGAGCTGGGCTACTCCGCCGCCCCCGTGGTCGTCGCGAGCGACCAGGACCACTGGTCGGGCTTCCGCCCTGACCTCATCGAGAAGCACTCGGCATGA
- a CDS encoding universal stress protein has translation MAEDAIVVGVQADQPEAVIQEALRFAVRFGGRLEFVQVDTGRYVIDGQFGEDPLVERSMPLDSDAADSSEDPFDPAILERLDRIVGDRVPWQTHQMAGDVAHALATLADRVDAVMIIVGTKEPSLRRTVQEVFSGAVGARLAHRQHQPVLMIPLSPVDDSEPLPWS, from the coding sequence ATGGCTGAGGACGCGATCGTGGTCGGGGTGCAGGCGGATCAGCCGGAAGCGGTGATTCAGGAAGCGCTGCGCTTCGCCGTGCGTTTCGGGGGGCGGTTGGAGTTCGTGCAGGTGGACACGGGCCGGTACGTCATCGACGGGCAGTTCGGGGAGGATCCGCTGGTCGAGCGGTCGATGCCGTTAGATTCGGATGCCGCTGACAGCAGCGAGGATCCGTTCGATCCTGCGATCCTCGAGCGGCTTGACCGGATCGTCGGTGACCGTGTCCCGTGGCAGACGCATCAGATGGCCGGTGACGTTGCACACGCTCTGGCGACGCTCGCGGACCGTGTCGATGCGGTCATGATCATTGTCGGCACGAAGGAGCCGTCTCTGCGTCGCACCGTGCAGGAGGTCTTCTCCGGCGCCGTCGGCGCCCGTCTCGCTCACCGTCAGCACCAGCCGGTCCTCATGATCCCCCTCTCCCCGGTCGATGATTCGGAGCCGCTGCCCTGGTCCTGA
- a CDS encoding uracil-DNA glycosylase family protein, producing MDIRTLNALAETWRSTADATGRFVPGFDPRSGGTASRVLVLMQSPGPRTIAAGSAAVCSEDNLGPTAAAFRAARIESGLSRDHYLRWNLIPWEIPGRVRPADIEQGRLALGELLELLPALEAVVTYGTVALDGVMRYLTLHDDPRVVPVLAAPHPSPANGRHRADQHLRSVNALRLANRLGSGRRLAD from the coding sequence GTGGACATCCGAACCCTGAACGCCCTCGCCGAGACCTGGCGGAGTACCGCGGACGCGACCGGACGCTTCGTTCCGGGCTTCGATCCCCGCTCCGGCGGCACCGCCAGTCGCGTCCTGGTGCTGATGCAGTCACCCGGCCCTCGGACGATCGCCGCGGGATCCGCTGCCGTCTGCAGTGAAGACAACCTCGGGCCCACCGCCGCCGCGTTCCGGGCGGCCCGCATCGAGTCCGGACTCTCCCGCGACCACTACCTCCGATGGAACCTCATCCCGTGGGAGATCCCTGGCCGCGTCCGCCCCGCGGACATCGAGCAGGGCCGGCTCGCGCTCGGTGAGCTGCTGGAGCTGCTGCCCGCGCTCGAAGCCGTCGTCACCTACGGGACCGTGGCGCTCGACGGGGTCATGCGCTACCTGACCCTGCACGATGATCCCCGCGTCGTCCCCGTCCTCGCGGCACCGCACCCCTCACCGGCCAACGGACGTCACCGCGCCGACCAGCACCTCCGCTCCGTGAACGCGCTCCGCCTCGCGAATCGTCTGGGATCCGGTCGGCGACTCGCAGACTGA
- a CDS encoding LysR family transcriptional regulator, translating to MTDRILDLDTLEVLERIAEAGSLSRAAEDLGVTQQAVSARLRVAERAIGQPLVRRSPTGSLMTDAGRLVLELAGPVLEASRRLEAGAAALRQPTGSLVLAASQTIAELLLPRWLLEFRQRTPEVSVQLIAGNSATVTELVRSGAAQLGFVETPASTATLSSHVVTEDELAVVVAPDHPWARAASIGAEDLAGTALLTREEGSGTRTTLEAWLHDAGLAPTTPAAILETTAIIRANARAGIAPAVMSILTVEADLAARSLIRVPLRGPALVRPLRAIWSDRIGSSAAAFLEIAHEMR from the coding sequence TTGACGGACCGGATCCTGGATCTCGACACGCTGGAGGTGCTCGAACGCATCGCCGAGGCGGGCTCGCTCTCCCGTGCCGCCGAAGACCTCGGCGTCACCCAGCAGGCCGTCTCGGCGCGTCTGCGGGTCGCGGAGCGCGCCATCGGGCAGCCGCTCGTGCGCCGCTCTCCGACCGGGTCCCTGATGACCGACGCGGGCCGGCTCGTGCTCGAGCTGGCCGGCCCGGTCCTCGAGGCGTCCCGCCGCCTCGAGGCGGGCGCGGCAGCACTGCGACAGCCGACCGGCTCACTGGTCCTCGCGGCGTCGCAGACGATCGCCGAACTGCTGCTCCCACGCTGGCTCCTCGAATTCCGACAGCGCACACCCGAGGTGAGTGTGCAGCTGATCGCCGGCAATTCAGCCACGGTCACCGAGCTCGTGCGATCCGGTGCGGCGCAGCTCGGATTCGTCGAGACACCGGCGTCCACGGCCACGCTCTCCTCTCACGTGGTCACGGAGGACGAACTCGCTGTCGTCGTCGCACCGGACCACCCCTGGGCACGCGCGGCGAGTATCGGCGCCGAGGACTTGGCCGGGACCGCACTGCTGACACGAGAGGAAGGCTCCGGCACCCGGACGACCCTCGAAGCATGGCTCCACGACGCCGGGCTCGCACCCACGACTCCCGCCGCGATCCTGGAGACGACGGCGATCATCCGAGCGAACGCCCGCGCCGGCATCGCGCCCGCCGTCATGAGCATCCTCACCGTCGAAGCAGATCTCGCCGCGCGCTCACTGATACGAGTGCCCCTCCGCGGACCAGCACTCGTGCGACCTCTCCGCGCCATCTGGTCCGATCGCATCGGGTCGTCCGCGGCGGCGTTCCTGGAGATCGCGCACGAGATGCGCTGA
- a CDS encoding 2,3-diphosphoglycerate-dependent phosphoglycerate mutase: MPAHPPLVLVRHGESTGNADGLFCGVLDVPLTDLGRDEARQAATLLRDASIDPDLILTSTLQRSTESARIIAGALPVRPRIVAAQWRLNERNYGALTGLSKSAVRAQYGADAFLEWRRSMDVCPPALSAAAFAQLHRSAAFRGQPAEAMTETESLRDVVHRLQPLLEERILPALEEGETVLIVGHGNSLRALRALLEDLDDAAVRDLNIPTGQPYLYDTGPSGTPISRSGRYLDPARADRAAITLAHEGGT; this comes from the coding sequence ATGCCCGCGCATCCCCCGCTCGTCCTCGTGCGCCACGGTGAGAGCACCGGCAACGCCGACGGTCTCTTCTGCGGCGTCCTCGACGTTCCCCTCACCGACCTCGGACGTGACGAAGCGCGACAGGCCGCGACGCTACTGAGGGACGCATCGATCGACCCCGATCTGATCCTCACGTCGACCCTGCAACGCTCCACCGAATCGGCCCGGATCATCGCCGGCGCCCTTCCAGTGCGGCCGCGGATCGTCGCGGCCCAGTGGCGGCTGAACGAGCGCAACTACGGAGCGCTCACCGGCCTGTCCAAAAGCGCCGTCAGAGCCCAGTACGGGGCCGACGCCTTCCTGGAGTGGCGCCGGTCGATGGACGTCTGCCCGCCTGCTCTGTCCGCCGCCGCCTTCGCGCAGCTGCACAGGTCCGCGGCGTTCCGTGGGCAGCCGGCCGAGGCGATGACGGAGACGGAGTCGTTGCGCGACGTCGTCCACCGACTGCAGCCGCTCCTCGAGGAGCGCATCCTGCCCGCCCTCGAGGAGGGCGAGACGGTGCTCATCGTCGGGCACGGCAACTCCCTGCGCGCGCTGCGCGCCCTTCTCGAGGACCTCGACGATGCCGCGGTCCGCGATCTGAACATCCCGACCGGTCAGCCGTACCTGTACGACACCGGGCCGTCCGGGACACCGATCTCGAGGAGCGGACGCTACCTCGACCCCGCAAGAGCCGACCGGGCGGCGATCACGCTCGCCCACGAAGGAGGAACCTGA
- a CDS encoding TDT family transporter, with amino-acid sequence MSNLTPNWFASIMGTGIVAVAAASLPLQFPGLRTGATVVWAIAALLLVALTVATGLHWVRYRATAVRHHLNPVLSHFYGAPPMAFLTVGAGTLLLGKDWIGLPAAVTIDWVLWGAGTLGGLVTAVLVPYLAFTRHENKPDSAFGGWLMPIVPPMVSASTGALLLPYAPAGQARETLLWSCYGFFGLSLIASLVVITLIWNRLAQHKVGAAGMVPTLWIVLGPVGQSITAVNLLASNAPTVVDAGMARALLVVALVYGFAMLGFALLWTVIALAITLRTAKEHLPFSLTWWSFTFPVGTCVTGLNGLALHSGLTVVAGLAVLYYVGLVAAWIIVAARTFHGSVIRGTLLAPPRPA; translated from the coding sequence GTGTCGAACCTGACGCCGAACTGGTTCGCGTCGATCATGGGCACCGGCATCGTCGCGGTCGCCGCCGCGTCCCTGCCACTCCAGTTCCCCGGACTGCGGACCGGGGCCACCGTCGTCTGGGCGATCGCCGCGCTGCTGCTTGTCGCGCTGACGGTCGCGACCGGGCTGCACTGGGTCCGCTACCGCGCTACAGCGGTGAGGCACCACCTGAATCCGGTGCTTTCGCACTTCTACGGCGCGCCTCCCATGGCGTTTCTCACCGTCGGCGCGGGAACCCTCCTCCTCGGCAAGGACTGGATCGGCCTGCCGGCCGCTGTCACCATCGACTGGGTGCTCTGGGGTGCGGGGACTCTCGGCGGGCTGGTGACGGCGGTCCTGGTGCCCTACCTCGCGTTCACCCGGCATGAGAACAAGCCCGATTCGGCGTTCGGCGGCTGGCTGATGCCGATCGTTCCGCCGATGGTGTCCGCTTCCACCGGCGCATTGCTGCTGCCGTACGCGCCCGCCGGGCAAGCGCGGGAGACGCTCCTGTGGTCCTGCTACGGCTTCTTCGGCCTCAGCCTGATCGCGTCGCTGGTGGTGATCACCCTGATCTGGAACCGGCTCGCGCAGCACAAGGTCGGAGCGGCGGGGATGGTGCCGACACTGTGGATCGTCCTCGGTCCGGTCGGACAGTCGATCACCGCTGTGAATCTGCTCGCCTCGAACGCGCCCACCGTCGTGGACGCCGGCATGGCGCGTGCGCTGCTGGTCGTGGCTCTGGTGTACGGCTTCGCGATGCTCGGCTTCGCGCTGCTCTGGACCGTCATCGCCCTCGCGATCACCCTCCGCACCGCGAAGGAGCACCTGCCCTTCAGTCTGACGTGGTGGTCGTTCACGTTCCCCGTCGGCACCTGCGTCACCGGACTGAACGGCCTCGCCCTGCACTCCGGTCTCACGGTCGTCGCCGGTCTCGCCGTGCTCTACTACGTCGGCCTGGTCGCCGCGTGGATCATCGTCGCCGCCCGCACCTTCCACGGTTCCGTGATCCGCGGCACCCTGCTCGCACCACCGCGACCGGCCTGA
- the eno gene encoding phosphopyruvate hydratase codes for MNAYISHTRTSIHGSGEYVTHPAGHPLVITDVAARQILDSRGFPTVAVTLRLDDDTVLDASAPAGASTGAFEAVELRDGGPAFGGRGVRSAVAAVDGEIRALLLEHSWTSLREIDEALRALDGTANLARLGANSVVAVSIAAARALAARTGLPLHRWIADHTEATASLPVPHFNVINGGAHAANGLDFQEFMIAPVSASTEEEAVQIGAEIYHALAARVRTAYGTSGLGDEGGFAPPIDRPEDALDLLVTAITDAGYQPGTSDIAIAMDPAANGFFHGDGHYTVAGTDLDRDALARYYEKLIADYPIRSIEDGFAEDDHEGWALLAHTISDRVQLVGDDLYVTDADRIRDGARNGYSNAALIKPNQIGTITGTLDAIAAAHDAGMRCMVSHRSGETLDTFIADLSVGTGVGQIKSGAPARGERVAKYNRLVDIEHLDPTLHYGLTH; via the coding sequence ATGAACGCCTACATCAGCCACACCCGCACCAGCATCCACGGATCGGGCGAGTACGTCACCCACCCCGCCGGACACCCGCTGGTCATCACCGACGTCGCCGCACGGCAGATCCTCGACTCCCGCGGCTTCCCGACCGTCGCCGTCACCCTGCGTCTGGACGACGACACCGTCCTGGACGCCTCCGCCCCCGCGGGCGCCTCGACCGGCGCGTTCGAAGCGGTCGAGCTGCGCGACGGCGGCCCCGCGTTCGGCGGACGCGGAGTCCGCTCCGCTGTCGCGGCCGTCGACGGCGAGATCCGCGCCCTCCTGCTCGAGCACTCCTGGACCTCGCTTCGCGAGATCGACGAAGCGCTGCGAGCACTGGATGGAACCGCGAACCTCGCCCGCCTCGGAGCGAACTCCGTCGTCGCCGTCTCCATCGCAGCCGCCCGCGCCCTCGCAGCGCGCACCGGCCTGCCCCTGCACCGGTGGATCGCCGATCACACCGAGGCGACCGCCTCCCTGCCCGTCCCGCACTTCAACGTCATCAACGGCGGCGCGCACGCCGCGAACGGCCTCGACTTCCAAGAGTTCATGATCGCCCCCGTCTCCGCCAGCACCGAGGAGGAAGCCGTGCAGATCGGCGCCGAGATCTATCACGCCCTCGCCGCCCGCGTCCGCACCGCCTACGGCACCTCCGGGCTCGGCGACGAGGGCGGCTTCGCGCCCCCCATCGACCGGCCCGAAGACGCCCTGGACCTCCTCGTCACAGCGATCACCGACGCCGGATACCAGCCCGGCACCAGTGACATCGCGATCGCGATGGATCCCGCCGCGAACGGCTTCTTCCACGGCGACGGCCACTACACCGTCGCCGGCACCGACCTCGACCGCGACGCACTCGCCCGCTACTACGAGAAGCTGATCGCCGACTACCCGATCCGCAGCATCGAGGACGGCTTCGCCGAGGACGACCACGAGGGCTGGGCCCTCCTCGCCCACACCATCAGCGACCGGGTGCAGCTCGTGGGAGACGACCTCTACGTCACCGACGCCGACCGCATCCGCGACGGAGCCCGCAACGGCTACTCCAACGCCGCACTCATCAAGCCCAACCAGATCGGCACCATCACCGGCACCCTCGACGCGATCGCGGCCGCGCACGACGCCGGCATGCGCTGCATGGTCTCCCACCGCTCCGGCGAGACCCTCGACACCTTCATCGCCGACCTCTCGGTGGGAACCGGAGTCGGGCAGATCAAATCCGGCGCCCCCGCGCGCGGCGAGAGGGTCGCGAAGTACAACCGCCTCGTCGACATCGAACACCTCGACCCCACGCTGCACTACGGCCTCACCCACTGA
- a CDS encoding sigma-70 family RNA polymerase sigma factor, which yields MPRPVDELLAALYESHGPALRRFVQNLTRNAALTEDVVQETMVRAWQRPQVLERDADAARAWLFTVARNLVIDDARSARSRREVPAKDEDGGGAVPDRTDAVLDSILVADALASLSVEHRQIVVDAYFLGHTVPEIARRHSIPEGTAKSRLHYGLRGLRLALQERGVTR from the coding sequence GTGCCCCGCCCCGTCGATGAGCTCCTGGCGGCGCTGTACGAGAGTCACGGCCCGGCGTTGCGGCGCTTCGTGCAGAACCTCACTCGGAACGCGGCGCTGACGGAGGACGTCGTGCAGGAGACGATGGTCCGGGCCTGGCAGCGCCCGCAGGTCCTCGAACGTGACGCCGACGCCGCTCGCGCGTGGCTGTTCACCGTCGCCCGCAACCTCGTCATCGACGACGCCCGATCCGCTCGGAGCCGACGCGAGGTGCCGGCGAAGGACGAGGACGGCGGCGGCGCCGTCCCCGATCGCACCGACGCGGTCCTGGACAGCATCCTCGTCGCCGACGCTCTCGCATCGCTGTCGGTGGAGCATCGTCAGATCGTGGTGGACGCGTATTTCCTCGGACACACCGTCCCCGAGATCGCCCGCCGGCACTCCATCCCCGAGGGAACAGCGAAATCTCGATTGCACTACGGACTGCGCGGTCTGCGACTGGCTCTGCAGGAAAGGGGCGTCACCCGATGA
- a CDS encoding sodium:calcium antiporter, producing the protein MDGLPFVVLVVIFLAAAAVVWIAGIQLSKATDVLDARLHLGSALGGLIVLAVATNLPEIAITVSAALSGNLDVAVGNILGGIALQTVVLVVLDLFGKRGKGAKPLTYRAASLTLVLEGLVVVAVLAVVIAGSQLPSGLEVLRLTPDVVLIAGLWVVGLLLVQRSGKHLPWHEDGRAPDATASPAKKKTHPMSTRKATIVFTISAAATLLAGVVLERAGDAASSQLGFSGVLFGATVLALATSLPEISTGLQAIKQGDDNLAISDIFGGNAFLPVLFLVATVLSGTAVLPQANSSDIYLTALAALLTLVYIVGLIFRPTRRIAGMGIDSLIVLALYTVGIGGLFAITAK; encoded by the coding sequence ATGGATGGTCTGCCCTTCGTTGTTCTCGTCGTCATCTTTCTCGCCGCCGCCGCAGTGGTGTGGATCGCCGGCATCCAGTTATCGAAGGCCACGGACGTTCTGGACGCGCGTCTGCACCTGGGGAGTGCGCTGGGCGGTCTGATCGTTCTCGCCGTCGCGACGAACCTGCCGGAGATCGCGATCACCGTGTCCGCCGCGCTCTCCGGGAACCTGGACGTCGCGGTCGGCAACATTCTCGGCGGCATCGCACTGCAGACCGTGGTCCTCGTCGTCCTCGACCTGTTCGGCAAGCGTGGAAAGGGTGCGAAGCCGCTCACCTACCGTGCCGCGTCCCTCACACTCGTGCTCGAGGGGCTCGTGGTCGTCGCGGTGCTCGCCGTCGTCATCGCCGGCAGTCAGCTGCCCTCCGGACTGGAAGTGCTGCGACTGACCCCGGACGTCGTCCTCATCGCCGGCCTCTGGGTCGTGGGGCTGCTGCTCGTGCAACGCTCCGGCAAGCACCTCCCCTGGCACGAGGACGGGCGGGCCCCCGACGCGACAGCATCCCCCGCGAAGAAGAAGACGCACCCGATGAGCACACGCAAGGCGACCATCGTGTTCACGATCTCCGCCGCGGCGACCCTCCTCGCCGGTGTCGTGCTCGAGCGCGCCGGTGATGCAGCATCCTCGCAGCTCGGTTTCTCAGGGGTGCTGTTCGGAGCCACCGTGCTCGCTCTCGCCACCTCCCTCCCCGAGATCTCGACCGGGCTGCAAGCCATCAAGCAGGGCGACGACAACCTCGCCATCAGCGACATCTTCGGCGGCAACGCCTTCCTCCCCGTCCTGTTCCTCGTCGCCACCGTCCTCTCCGGCACCGCAGTCCTCCCGCAGGCGAACTCGTCCGACATCTACCTCACCGCTCTCGCCGCCCTGCTCACCCTCGTCTACATCGTCGGACTGATCTTCCGACCCACCCGCCGCATCGCCGGCATGGGAATCGACTCGTTGATCGTGCTCGCGCTCTACACCGTCGGCATCGGCGGGCTCTTCGCCATCACCGCGAAATGA
- the crcB gene encoding fluoride efflux transporter CrcB: MTPALFLALSLAGGIGAATRLLLDGLIKARTGGAYPWGTTVINVTGSLLLGLITGLALAGLAPEPWRLVLGTGFLGGYTTFSTASLETVRLLAERRRLASATNALGTLLLSVIAAATGLWLGGAR; this comes from the coding sequence ATGACACCCGCACTGTTCCTCGCGCTCTCCCTCGCCGGCGGAATCGGAGCCGCAACACGGCTCCTCCTCGACGGGCTCATCAAAGCCCGCACCGGCGGCGCCTACCCCTGGGGCACCACCGTCATCAACGTCACCGGATCACTCCTCCTCGGCCTGATCACCGGCCTCGCCCTCGCAGGCCTCGCCCCCGAGCCGTGGCGACTCGTCCTCGGCACCGGCTTCCTCGGCGGCTACACCACCTTCTCCACCGCCAGCCTCGAAACCGTCCGCCTCCTCGCCGAAAGACGCCGCCTCGCCTCCGCCACCAACGCCCTCGGCACGCTCCTCCTCAGCGTCATCGCCGCAGCAACAGGACTCTGGCTCGGAGGCGCGCGATGA